Genomic DNA from Noviherbaspirillum saxi:
TTACCGCACGCTCAAATCAATTCGAGTACATGCTTGTAGTGAAATGAAACTGGCGATTCACACTTCCAGGTTATCAATCAGCCTGGTCGATCCCAGCCTTGCCGCGGCGACGATCACTAGCGGTGTACCTTGGGCCATGTCACCGGCCGAAGGCGGCTCCAGGTCGATGCGCTTGCGGACCGAAATGTAGTCAGGTTTCCATTTTCTCTCGGAGAGTTCGGCCATGGCTTTGCGTTCAAGCTCGAATACATTCAGATGGCCGGACCGGATCGCGGCGGCCACTTCATTGAGGATTCGATAGAGTTGCGGCGCTTCTTCGCGCTCGGCCGCCGACAAATAAACGTTGCGGGACGACAGCGCCAGGCCGTCGGCAGCGCGCAAAGTTTCCGCTGCAATGATCTCGGTTGGCATGGCAAACTGGCGCGCCATGTTCCGCACGATCATCAGCTGTTGATAGTCTTTTTTTCCGAAAACGGCCACACGTGGCTGCACACAGGAAAACAGCTTCACCACAATGGTCGATACGCCGCCGAAGAAGCCTGGCCGGAATTCACCTTCGAGTATGTTGCCGAGGCCGTCAGGCGGCTGTATCCGGTATTCCTGCGGCTCCGGATACATATCCTTTTCGGTCGGCGCGAACAGGATGTAAACGCCCTCCTTCGCCAGTTTTTCGACATCGGCCTGAAAGGTGCGCGGATACTTGTCGAAATCCTCGTTCGGCCCGAACTGCAGCCGATTGACGAAGATCGAGGCCACCACCGGATCGCCATGTCGGCGCGCCAGCCGCATTAGGGAGAGATGACCCTCATGCAGGTTGCCCATGGTGGGAACAAAGGCGGTACGGAGCTGGCCGTGCAAGTGATCGCGCAGCTCATCGATGGTGGAAATGATCTTCACGCGGTTCCCGTGTAACTATATGAATCGTGGATATCAGCCTTTTGACTGAAGGCCGGCGTGCCTGGTCAGTCACGTACCAGCAGCATTGCGCCGGCAATCGGGCCACCGCCATTGGAGGCAACCGCGACTTTCGGATTCCCCGCCACCTGCCTTGCTCCGCCTTCGCCACGCAACTGCGTCACTGCCTCGACAATATGGATCATGCCGTGCAGACGTCCGCCCGAAAGCTGACCGCCGCCGGTTGCAAGCGGCAGCTCGCCGTCGAGCGCGATCCGCTTGCCGCCTTCGACAAACGCCGCGGCCTCGCCGCGTCCGCAAAATCCCAGTCCTTCCAGCCATAGCAGAGACAAGATACTGAAGCCGTCATAGAGCTGTGCGACATCGACATCGGAAGGCTTGAGGTCGGTGCGGCTCCACAGTCGCCGGCCGCATTCGTCGGCGGCGAAACGCGTCAGGTCTTCCAGCTGGTCCCAGGTATCCTTTGTTTCCAGGCCGCCGGAAATCGCCTCCACCCTGATCGGCGTGGACTTCAGGTCGCGCGCGGTATCCTTGTGCGAGACGATCACTGCGATCGAACCGTCGATCGGCACGTCGCAGTCATACAGGCATAGCGGCGTCGAAATCATGCGCGCATTCATGTAATCGTCGAGCGTGAGCGGATCGCGGTATACCGCCTTGGGATTGAGGCCGGCATTGCGGCGCGCATTCAGTGCTATCTGCGCAAGTTGTTCACGCTTGACGCCGAACTCATGAAAATAACGGCTGGCGATCAATCCGATCCAGTTGGCACCCGACGGTGCAAGGAACGGTGCCTGAAATTCGCCGAAACCGCTAATGCGCTGGCTTCCGGCACCGACCAGGCTGGGCCGGGTGCCGGGAGGTACGGAGGTT
This window encodes:
- a CDS encoding thiolase family protein yields the protein MTIQVPERQAVISGVGQSAAGRRLGRGGLDLTLDAVMAAIEDAGIDRREIDGISSWPGYKADSPGFSPVSIGQLKDALGLKLNWYNAGSEATQMSGVLHACMAVASGQARHVLCFRTVTETSVPPGTRPSLVGAGSQRISGFGEFQAPFLAPSGANWIGLIASRYFHEFGVKREQLAQIALNARRNAGLNPKAVYRDPLTLDDYMNARMISTPLCLYDCDVPIDGSIAVIVSHKDTARDLKSTPIRVEAISGGLETKDTWDQLEDLTRFAADECGRRLWSRTDLKPSDVDVAQLYDGFSILSLLWLEGLGFCGRGEAAAFVEGGKRIALDGELPLATGGGQLSGGRLHGMIHIVEAVTQLRGEGGARQVAGNPKVAVASNGGGPIAGAMLLVRD
- the panC gene encoding pantoate--beta-alanine ligase; this encodes MKIISTIDELRDHLHGQLRTAFVPTMGNLHEGHLSLMRLARRHGDPVVASIFVNRLQFGPNEDFDKYPRTFQADVEKLAKEGVYILFAPTEKDMYPEPQEYRIQPPDGLGNILEGEFRPGFFGGVSTIVVKLFSCVQPRVAVFGKKDYQQLMIVRNMARQFAMPTEIIAAETLRAADGLALSSRNVYLSAAEREEAPQLYRILNEVAAAIRSGHLNVFELERKAMAELSERKWKPDYISVRKRIDLEPPSAGDMAQGTPLVIVAAARLGSTRLIDNLEV